One window from the genome of Leptospira johnsonii encodes:
- a CDS encoding VOC family protein has protein sequence MKYLHAMIRVKDLDLALDFFCNKLGLKETRRHDHPEGRYTLVFLSELDKNSPEIELTYNWDQDSAYTSGRNFGHLAFEVDNIYETCANLQAKGVIINRPPRDGRMAFIRSPDLISIELLQKGKALEISEPWKSMTNTGEW, from the coding sequence ATGAAATACTTACACGCTATGATCCGAGTAAAAGATCTGGATCTAGCATTGGATTTTTTCTGCAATAAACTAGGATTAAAAGAAACAAGAAGACATGATCATCCTGAAGGAAGGTACACTCTTGTGTTCTTATCGGAGTTAGATAAAAATTCTCCTGAAATAGAACTAACTTACAATTGGGACCAAGATTCCGCTTATACAAGCGGAAGGAATTTCGGTCATCTAGCTTTTGAAGTGGATAATATTTACGAAACCTGCGCGAATCTTCAGGCAAAGGGAGTAATTATCAATCGTCCTCCTAGAGATGGTAGAATGGCTTTCATTAGATCTCCTGATCTGATCTCTATTGAATTATTGCAAAAAGGAAAAGCATTAGAGATCTCCGAACCTTGGAAGAGTATGACGAATACTGGAGAGTGGTAA
- a CDS encoding helix-turn-helix domain-containing protein, with protein sequence MDTFLAFGAGLSFLLAISEFIRNKGRKIQGTDLGSKTKSAFNQPIGFFFLSLSIVQFHLYLELSNQLKEYLWFAEIHIPFLFFTGPLAYLYFRRLGGLTVRALNLVHFFPGIVSFLFLLPFVLSDPNSKLEYVSVYPPRNIYFQFLFGLLVLGTVSNLVYPLLLIGKIRKWKTFVQKEEARVFSPFLALFYASIFVIFLFVIAQIFFMPLFIVAAAALTLIVCFVFLSASTSPDLIVSFEKTAKEAGYNETRLQGLDVDAVIQKMEELMRDKKLYLDEELTLPIFSDELKIKTHQLSEILNDKMRIGFREYIAGFRLEEASKMLREEPQRSVLSVIYAAGFKSKSAFHKLFQEKYGCSPGEYRSSLSNKP encoded by the coding sequence ATGGATACGTTTCTGGCGTTTGGAGCAGGACTTTCATTCTTATTGGCCATTTCAGAATTTATCCGAAATAAGGGACGGAAAATCCAAGGCACCGATCTCGGATCCAAAACCAAGTCCGCTTTTAATCAACCCATCGGATTCTTCTTTCTATCGCTTTCTATCGTACAATTCCATTTGTATTTGGAATTATCCAACCAGTTAAAGGAATATCTGTGGTTTGCGGAAATCCATATCCCATTCCTATTTTTTACAGGGCCTTTAGCGTATTTATATTTTAGAAGATTAGGCGGACTAACTGTAAGAGCACTTAACCTGGTGCATTTTTTTCCAGGGATTGTATCGTTTCTGTTTCTCCTACCTTTCGTTCTATCGGATCCGAATTCCAAATTAGAATATGTAAGTGTTTATCCTCCCAGAAACATTTATTTCCAATTCTTGTTCGGCCTTTTGGTCTTAGGAACCGTTTCCAATTTAGTGTATCCGCTTCTACTGATCGGAAAGATCCGCAAATGGAAAACCTTCGTTCAAAAAGAAGAAGCTCGGGTATTCTCCCCGTTTCTCGCGCTCTTCTACGCGAGTATATTTGTGATCTTCTTGTTCGTGATCGCTCAGATCTTCTTTATGCCTTTGTTCATTGTTGCCGCCGCCGCTCTTACATTGATCGTATGTTTCGTATTTTTAAGCGCTTCCACTTCTCCTGATCTGATCGTCTCTTTCGAAAAGACCGCAAAGGAAGCAGGATACAACGAGACCCGACTTCAAGGTCTGGATGTGGATGCCGTCATCCAAAAGATGGAAGAACTGATGCGGGACAAAAAGCTCTATCTGGACGAAGAACTAACGCTTCCAATTTTTTCGGATGAATTGAAGATTAAGACCCACCAATTATCAGAGATACTAAATGATAAGATGAGGATCGGCTTCAGGGAATATATCGCAGGATTTCGTTTGGAAGAAGCTTCCAAAATGTTGAGAGAAGAACCCCAAAGGTCCGTGCTTTCAGTAATATACGCGGCAGGATTCAAATCCAAATCCGCGTTCCATAAATTATTCCAGGAGAAATACGGATGCTCTCCCGGAGAATATCGTTCTTCTTTGTCTAATAAGCCTTAA
- a CDS encoding DJ-1/PfpI family protein → MKHLSPQPNRFVKFFSGSFALILLFGFVEYGTSSEILKTQIQEEGSKIPIYQSRFGRKQPIIAVIGENRMTELTDFMIPYGVLTSAKIAKVIAVFPKTGPVQMFPALKIEAEKSFDLFDSEYPEGADYVIVPAVHYSEDPTLLSFVQKQSAKGSTIIGVCDGVWVLANAGVLKDHMATGHWFSFSKLEKEFPETTWTKDRRYIADRKIVTTTGITASIPVSLALIEAISGKEKALEIGAGLGAKDWKPTHKSSDFYLSGKDMYIAAKNYLGFWNYEKLGVRVFPEMDEVVLALQADSFSRTYKSEVFSVSDQNQIRTKSGLLLHVDKKEGEAASLDSILENLNGMAAVTAYDKNLAEIESKYGTNTAAFVALQMEYPWKK, encoded by the coding sequence ATGAAACATCTTAGCCCTCAACCAAATCGTTTTGTGAAATTCTTCAGCGGAAGTTTTGCTCTGATACTCTTATTCGGATTTGTGGAATACGGAACTTCTTCGGAAATCTTGAAAACACAGATCCAAGAAGAAGGTTCCAAAATCCCAATCTATCAATCCAGGTTCGGTAGAAAGCAGCCAATCATTGCTGTGATCGGCGAAAATCGAATGACCGAGTTGACCGACTTTATGATCCCGTATGGGGTTTTAACCTCTGCTAAAATCGCAAAGGTAATTGCTGTTTTCCCCAAAACCGGACCTGTCCAAATGTTTCCTGCATTAAAGATAGAAGCGGAAAAGTCTTTTGATCTTTTCGATTCGGAATATCCGGAAGGAGCAGATTACGTGATCGTGCCTGCAGTCCATTATTCGGAGGATCCTACTCTTCTCTCTTTCGTTCAAAAACAATCTGCAAAAGGTTCCACGATCATTGGTGTTTGCGACGGGGTCTGGGTATTAGCAAATGCAGGCGTTCTTAAAGATCATATGGCAACAGGTCATTGGTTTTCATTTTCTAAGTTAGAGAAAGAATTTCCAGAGACTACATGGACCAAGGATAGAAGGTACATTGCAGATCGAAAGATCGTTACTACAACTGGGATCACTGCGTCCATTCCCGTTTCCTTAGCTCTAATAGAAGCAATTTCCGGAAAAGAAAAAGCTCTAGAGATTGGAGCAGGCTTAGGAGCCAAAGATTGGAAACCTACTCATAAAAGTTCCGATTTTTATCTGAGTGGAAAAGACATGTACATTGCCGCGAAAAACTATTTGGGCTTTTGGAATTATGAGAAATTAGGTGTTCGAGTCTTTCCGGAGATGGACGAAGTTGTTCTGGCTCTACAAGCGGATTCTTTTTCCAGAACTTATAAGTCTGAGGTATTTTCCGTCTCGGACCAAAATCAGATCCGAACCAAAAGCGGTTTGTTATTACATGTAGATAAGAAGGAAGGAGAAGCCGCCAGCTTAGATTCTATTTTAGAAAATCTAAATGGAATGGCGGCAGTGACTGCTTACGATAAGAATTTGGCGGAGATCGAATCTAAATATGGAACTAACACTGCTGCTTTTGTTGCCTTGCAGATGGAATATCCTTGGAAGAAGTAA
- a CDS encoding M48 family metallopeptidase has product MKLKNILFSLFSLQILLTLVMKYFSYQGDLSPELHERILKYFTQEDINSGIDYERRGFFVSIIGSLLDFALAGAFVFTPISVKLEEYFRRKTGDRFYSTVSLFFVSFYLLEFIISLPFSYYFGYVIEHEFQFSNMNLGDWILFKSKSFGLGLVLGEFVVLVVAFLLKNLPRAWKYILPILSLSFGLLMSVLYPILITPIFYDYGPIQEGSLKTKIIALSQKANIQVENIYVINESKYSGHTNAYFTGWGESKKIFLYDTLIQNHTEEEVVSVLGHEIGHWVHNHQMIEIALSTLETFLLCFLLGYVFQKVKGEGQIPLKEFYSPSTLPFLFLILSLVGTVLGPFSATLSRVLETQADREALVLTNDKKSFISTEIKLAKDNKSRLNPHKLEVVFEHSHPTTLERIEFAEGWK; this is encoded by the coding sequence ATGAAACTAAAAAACATCCTATTCTCTTTATTTTCCCTACAGATCCTACTCACACTCGTAATGAAATACTTCTCCTACCAAGGAGATCTTTCTCCCGAGTTACATGAAAGAATTCTAAAGTATTTTACCCAAGAGGATATAAATTCGGGGATAGATTACGAAAGAAGAGGATTTTTCGTCTCCATCATAGGCTCCTTGCTCGACTTTGCTTTAGCAGGAGCATTTGTGTTTACGCCTATTTCAGTAAAGTTAGAAGAATACTTCCGCAGAAAAACGGGCGATAGATTTTATTCCACAGTATCTCTGTTCTTCGTTTCCTTTTATCTTTTAGAGTTTATTATTTCCTTACCATTCAGCTATTATTTCGGTTATGTGATTGAACATGAATTCCAATTTTCTAATATGAATTTGGGAGATTGGATCTTATTTAAATCAAAATCGTTCGGGTTAGGATTGGTCTTAGGCGAATTTGTAGTTTTAGTAGTCGCATTCTTACTTAAAAACCTTCCGCGTGCTTGGAAATATATACTTCCTATATTATCTCTGAGTTTCGGACTTCTCATGTCCGTATTGTATCCGATTCTTATCACTCCAATCTTTTACGATTACGGTCCCATCCAAGAAGGAAGTCTAAAAACAAAAATAATAGCTCTGAGCCAAAAAGCGAATATTCAAGTAGAAAATATCTACGTGATCAACGAGAGCAAATATTCAGGACATACAAACGCATATTTCACAGGCTGGGGAGAAAGTAAAAAGATCTTCTTATATGATACACTTATCCAAAACCATACGGAAGAAGAAGTGGTAAGCGTGCTCGGACATGAAATAGGGCATTGGGTCCACAATCATCAAATGATAGAGATCGCGCTTAGCACTCTAGAAACTTTCTTATTATGTTTCTTATTAGGATATGTATTCCAAAAAGTAAAAGGAGAAGGGCAGATCCCTTTAAAAGAATTTTATTCTCCTTCTACCTTACCGTTCCTGTTTTTGATATTATCCCTTGTTGGAACAGTACTCGGACCTTTCTCGGCTACACTCTCCAGAGTTTTGGAAACCCAGGCAGACAGAGAAGCTCTTGTGCTGACCAACGACAAAAAATCATTTATCAGTACGGAGATCAAATTGGCAAAAGACAATAAATCCAGGCTGAATCCTCACAAACTAGAAGTCGTTTTTGAACATTCTCATCCCACAACATTGGAAAGGATCGAGTTCGCAGAGGGCTGGAAATAA
- a CDS encoding helix-turn-helix transcriptional regulator — MKEELDKDIDQEIEPREMNPTEYRLLTLLFNFFRFPEGITLSSLRKIMQGFYDNENRDSDRRKLSRDIEELGALGFHIKYYPQKNGKDFVYVLVKDPLSKTLEFTEDELREISALLLKGYSEAPKYELYTAARKIFAGDLEYFPEMNENPEENSEELGETAFQILEALKNHTPIRIKYYKTFPEDSYLKEADPIRLIRKGGQDHYLLAYDREEKAKKRFVLPKILSVELLQGDPLYQARGAKKETEEDLIIHAGLFPVHEPKNVEWICKEEGLVKAKLFLTGIKYTEAKNKLSFQSTNLEGLLPFLWRWPDAIETVFPEELNSVFRNSVKQISELYEKV, encoded by the coding sequence ATGAAAGAAGAACTAGACAAAGATATAGATCAGGAAATCGAGCCGCGGGAGATGAATCCCACGGAATACAGGCTTCTCACATTATTATTCAATTTTTTCAGATTTCCGGAAGGGATCACGCTCAGTTCTTTGAGAAAGATCATGCAGGGATTTTACGATAACGAGAACAGGGACTCGGACAGAAGAAAATTATCCAGAGATATAGAAGAGTTAGGTGCCCTAGGATTTCATATCAAATATTATCCTCAAAAGAACGGAAAAGATTTCGTATACGTACTCGTAAAAGATCCACTTTCCAAAACTCTAGAGTTTACTGAAGACGAACTGAGGGAAATTTCCGCACTCTTATTAAAGGGATATTCCGAGGCGCCAAAATACGAACTCTATACTGCAGCTAGAAAAATATTCGCGGGAGATCTAGAATATTTTCCTGAAATGAACGAAAACCCGGAGGAAAATTCGGAAGAGTTAGGAGAAACCGCGTTTCAAATATTGGAAGCTCTCAAAAATCATACTCCGATCCGGATCAAATATTATAAAACTTTTCCGGAAGATTCTTATCTGAAAGAAGCGGATCCGATCCGATTGATCCGAAAAGGGGGCCAGGATCATTATTTGTTGGCTTACGATAGGGAAGAAAAGGCCAAAAAAAGATTCGTTCTACCAAAGATCTTATCTGTGGAACTCCTACAAGGAGATCCACTCTACCAGGCAAGAGGTGCCAAAAAAGAAACGGAAGAAGATCTAATCATACACGCAGGACTATTTCCAGTCCACGAACCCAAAAATGTGGAATGGATCTGCAAAGAAGAAGGTCTCGTAAAAGCGAAATTATTCCTGACAGGCATCAAATATACCGAAGCAAAGAATAAACTCAGTTTCCAATCCACCAACCTAGAAGGATTATTACCATTCTTATGGAGATGGCCGGATGCGATCGAAACAGTTTTTCCTGAAGAATTGAATTCAGTCTTCCGAAACTCAGTAAAACAGATCTCAGAACTCTACGAAAAAGTATAA
- a CDS encoding DegT/DnrJ/EryC1/StrS family aminotransferase, producing MSAETEVLEKPSRKKTDIEFHKPTLSREDLKTVLEALVEDHLASGSVTHKFEKAFSSTFRIKQVVSANSLTAAYHLSLLALEIQPGDKVAISTFAPLAALDAIFLMQAQPVVVDMGKHSFHICPERLASVLEDESIKAVVVDHTFGSLADFSKYDFKNRPVIEDFSETVGARTETFTPGKQGKISICGLSIEYLITTGNGALICTDDDSIAKKIRARKDGKDPYPRKEGQPRLDYDMIDYQAALGIEQLSNLGVILERKRKIAQVYLQSIQGSQVGSHFNDPNSDTFNRFVILAPGNYEQVERYFRSLQIGTRRTMAEPIHHILELSNSDFPNGERLYQRGHCIPIYPNLTKDNVQRISQAIRRIY from the coding sequence ATGAGCGCGGAAACCGAAGTTTTAGAGAAACCAAGCCGGAAAAAAACCGATATCGAATTCCATAAACCCACTCTTTCTCGGGAGGATCTGAAGACCGTTTTAGAGGCGTTGGTAGAAGACCATCTTGCTTCCGGTTCTGTGACCCATAAATTTGAGAAGGCATTTTCCTCTACTTTCAGGATCAAACAGGTAGTTTCTGCAAACAGTTTAACTGCCGCATACCATCTGTCCTTATTGGCGTTGGAAATCCAACCTGGAGATAAAGTCGCTATCTCCACATTCGCTCCTCTTGCCGCTCTAGATGCAATTTTCTTAATGCAGGCCCAGCCTGTAGTTGTGGATATGGGAAAACATTCCTTCCATATCTGTCCGGAACGATTGGCTTCCGTTTTGGAAGACGAATCTATAAAGGCTGTGGTAGTAGATCATACTTTCGGTTCCTTAGCGGACTTCTCCAAATATGATTTCAAAAACCGTCCTGTGATCGAAGATTTTTCGGAAACTGTAGGTGCAAGGACAGAGACTTTCACTCCTGGTAAACAGGGAAAAATTTCCATCTGCGGTCTTTCTATCGAGTATCTGATCACCACCGGAAACGGAGCCTTGATCTGCACTGATGATGATTCCATAGCGAAAAAGATCAGAGCCAGAAAAGATGGCAAAGATCCTTATCCAAGAAAAGAGGGACAGCCTAGATTAGATTATGATATGATCGATTACCAAGCGGCTTTAGGGATCGAACAATTATCCAATCTTGGCGTGATCTTAGAAAGAAAGAGAAAGATCGCTCAGGTATATCTGCAATCCATTCAAGGTTCCCAAGTTGGCTCTCATTTTAACGATCCGAATTCGGATACTTTCAACCGTTTCGTGATCCTTGCTCCAGGTAATTACGAGCAGGTAGAAAGGTACTTCCGTTCTTTACAAATTGGTACTCGCAGAACTATGGCAGAACCGATCCATCATATCTTAGAACTTTCTAATTCAGATTTCCCGAACGGTGAAAGACTGTACCAAAGAGGTCATTGCATTCCGATCTATCCAAACTTAACTAAGGATAATGTGCAAAGGATCTCTCAGGCTATTCGTAGGATTTACTAA
- a CDS encoding efflux RND transporter permease subunit, which produces MNIALLSIKRPIFITSLVILMLITGIFSLSKMGVDLFPDVNIPVVTVTTIYPGAGPEEIEELISKPLEEELSSIAGLKKITSRNQEGVSVVLGEFTLSTDIKYAEQQFRDKTASVRPKLPDGIKEPKVVRFDPADQPIIRLAVFADLNQAKMYDLAKETVKAKLEQIAGVGSVKLVGGTRREIQIELDRNKLVSYQMPMVVIANRLKTAGLNVPVGKFDSGAKETSYRTLGRYESLSQIENTIVSFGGDVGNSVLIKELGIVRDGTEDEETLGYLWASKSDEVEEEDVGLITHPITWITQVPKRIKRLFGGNKGAVIEKELKPALFIDVYKQSGANTVSVADEVLKRIDKLNADIQPLEGKPKIRLIRDGSRWIRYNVEDVTEAIVLGILLAVITVYFFLGNLRSTIITGLALPNSLLGAFIIMWIMGFTINVMTLLALSLAVGLLVDDAIVVRENIFRKLEEGATVMEAAEKGTMEVALAVIGTSLTVIAVFFPVGFLSGIVGQFFKQFGLTVVFAMIISLFDGLFVAPMLSAYFAGKLTHDKKNAAVEAFDRFQTWLEKIYKITMHYALAHPGKIILLTFLIFILSFVSCAFVKKTFLPANDQGEFMVTLDLPPGTSLQGTKDVADKVLVELQKFPEMDKIAITIGKPDGGEPNTAILAIALVSSKKRSRDTTSVKEDIRKMLKAFDYARPAVSDYSAVGGGVQYPFQLVLKGNNLEEVEAYSKKVIERLKGIKDLADIDSDFRGGKPEYQIVLDNSKMQLVGVLPGVAGSELRYQIAGDQVSKFYDKGIEYEVRMRLKPDQRNLRAAYSQTKVPNIANRLIPLGAIGTGRENLGPSRINRIDRARAVVVNANLAPGGAIGTAMEEATKILNKEIPPPPGVRFNFQGQSEDLKELFLNIIIAFGLALVFIYLVLSSLYESFITPITILFAIPPAISGAFFALFLTGEMLNIFSMIGLILLMGLVAKNSILLVDYAMQAVRERGITRDEAIFEAGLVRLRPILMTSIAMIMGTVPIALGLGEAAKSRTAMGIAIIGGLILSTLVTLIVVPSIFGGIDKFREWIEGKFRPDMSATIHSESGHSGSTSVSTNHNQPSLSEWAQDVESKSKKGTPAKKKK; this is translated from the coding sequence TTGAATATCGCGCTCCTCTCCATCAAACGTCCCATCTTTATTACCAGTCTTGTAATCCTTATGTTGATCACTGGTATCTTCTCCCTTAGCAAGATGGGAGTGGATCTTTTTCCGGATGTAAATATCCCAGTAGTGACCGTAACTACAATTTATCCGGGAGCGGGTCCGGAAGAGATCGAGGAATTGATCTCTAAACCCTTAGAAGAAGAACTTTCTTCCATTGCAGGTTTGAAAAAGATCACTTCCCGTAACCAGGAAGGTGTTTCAGTAGTTTTGGGAGAATTCACTCTTTCTACAGACATCAAATATGCAGAGCAACAGTTTAGAGATAAGACTGCATCGGTTCGTCCCAAACTTCCAGACGGTATCAAAGAACCTAAAGTAGTTCGTTTCGACCCTGCAGACCAACCGATCATTCGTCTGGCGGTGTTTGCCGATCTGAATCAGGCAAAAATGTACGATCTTGCCAAAGAAACCGTTAAGGCGAAGTTGGAACAGATCGCCGGTGTAGGTTCCGTTAAATTAGTCGGAGGGACCCGAAGAGAGATCCAAATCGAATTAGATAGAAATAAATTAGTTTCTTATCAAATGCCTATGGTGGTCATCGCTAACAGGTTAAAGACTGCGGGCCTGAACGTTCCAGTCGGTAAATTCGATTCTGGCGCAAAAGAAACTTCTTATAGAACATTAGGAAGATATGAATCTCTTTCCCAAATCGAAAATACGATCGTTTCTTTCGGAGGCGATGTCGGAAATTCCGTACTCATCAAGGAATTAGGAATTGTAAGAGATGGAACGGAAGACGAAGAGACTTTAGGTTATCTTTGGGCTTCCAAAAGTGACGAAGTCGAAGAGGAGGATGTAGGTCTTATAACCCATCCTATTACTTGGATTACTCAGGTTCCAAAACGGATCAAAAGACTTTTCGGCGGCAATAAAGGCGCTGTCATTGAAAAAGAACTGAAACCCGCGTTATTCATCGACGTATATAAACAATCCGGAGCGAACACAGTATCCGTTGCAGATGAGGTCTTGAAAAGGATCGATAAGTTAAATGCGGATATCCAACCTTTGGAAGGAAAACCTAAGATCAGACTAATCCGTGACGGTTCCAGATGGATCCGATATAACGTAGAAGACGTTACGGAAGCGATCGTTTTAGGGATACTTCTCGCGGTCATCACTGTTTATTTTTTCTTAGGGAACTTAAGGTCCACGATTATCACCGGTCTTGCATTGCCTAACTCTTTGTTAGGAGCATTCATTATCATGTGGATAATGGGATTCACGATCAACGTTATGACCTTATTGGCCTTATCTCTTGCGGTAGGTCTCTTGGTCGACGACGCAATCGTGGTGCGGGAAAACATCTTCCGAAAACTGGAAGAAGGCGCGACTGTGATGGAAGCCGCAGAAAAAGGAACCATGGAAGTGGCTCTTGCAGTTATCGGGACCTCCTTAACCGTGATCGCAGTATTCTTCCCTGTAGGATTCTTATCAGGGATTGTTGGTCAGTTCTTCAAACAGTTCGGTTTGACAGTCGTTTTTGCAATGATCATTTCCCTTTTCGACGGTCTTTTTGTGGCTCCAATGTTGTCCGCTTACTTTGCGGGTAAACTCACCCACGATAAAAAGAACGCTGCAGTCGAAGCATTCGATCGTTTCCAAACTTGGCTCGAAAAAATTTATAAGATCACAATGCATTACGCATTGGCACATCCAGGAAAGATCATTCTGCTTACTTTTCTAATTTTTATTCTTTCCTTTGTAAGTTGTGCGTTTGTGAAAAAGACATTCTTACCTGCAAACGACCAGGGCGAATTTATGGTAACCTTGGACCTTCCTCCGGGCACTAGCTTACAGGGAACGAAAGATGTTGCGGATAAGGTTTTGGTGGAACTTCAAAAATTCCCTGAAATGGATAAGATCGCAATCACTATCGGTAAACCGGATGGTGGAGAACCGAACACAGCTATATTGGCAATCGCACTTGTTTCTTCGAAAAAAAGATCTAGAGATACTACTTCTGTCAAAGAAGACATTCGTAAGATGTTAAAGGCCTTTGATTACGCAAGGCCTGCAGTTTCGGATTATTCCGCAGTGGGCGGCGGGGTGCAGTATCCGTTCCAATTGGTGCTGAAAGGAAACAATCTGGAAGAAGTGGAAGCATATTCTAAAAAAGTAATAGAAAGACTGAAAGGTATCAAAGATCTCGCCGACATAGACTCCGACTTTAGAGGTGGTAAACCTGAATACCAAATCGTTTTAGATAATTCTAAAATGCAATTGGTAGGGGTACTTCCCGGGGTTGCTGGTTCCGAATTGAGGTACCAGATCGCTGGAGATCAGGTCAGTAAGTTTTATGATAAGGGTATCGAATATGAGGTCAGAATGAGGCTTAAGCCCGACCAACGGAACTTGAGAGCCGCTTACTCCCAAACAAAGGTTCCGAATATCGCGAACAGATTGATCCCATTGGGAGCGATCGGTACTGGTAGAGAAAACTTAGGACCTTCTAGGATCAACCGTATCGATAGAGCAAGAGCGGTAGTTGTCAACGCGAACCTTGCACCGGGCGGTGCAATCGGAACCGCAATGGAAGAAGCGACTAAGATCCTGAACAAAGAAATCCCTCCTCCACCGGGGGTTCGTTTTAATTTCCAAGGTCAGTCGGAAGATTTAAAAGAACTATTCCTGAATATCATCATAGCATTCGGTCTCGCTTTGGTATTCATCTACTTGGTTCTTTCTTCTCTTTATGAATCTTTCATCACTCCGATCACGATATTATTCGCGATCCCACCTGCAATTTCCGGAGCATTCTTCGCGCTGTTCTTAACAGGAGAAATGTTGAATATATTCTCCATGATCGGACTCATCCTTCTCATGGGACTCGTTGCCAAAAACTCCATCCTTCTCGTGGACTATGCGATGCAAGCTGTGAGAGAAAGAGGGATCACAAGAGACGAGGCAATCTTCGAAGCAGGCCTCGTAAGATTACGTCCGATCTTAATGACATCGATCGCGATGATCATGGGAACTGTTCCGATCGCATTGGGCCTCGGAGAAGCCGCAAAATCCAGAACTGCAATGGGTATCGCGATTATCGGAGGATTGATCCTCTCTACGTTAGTTACATTGATCGTGGTCCCTTCTATTTTTGGCGGTATCGACAAGTTCAGAGAATGGATAGAAGGCAAATTCCGTCCTGATATGAGCGCGACTATTCACAGTGAAAGCGGGCATTCCGGAAGCACGTCGGTATCCACGAATCATAATCAGCCTTCCTTAAGTGAATGGGCCCAAGATGTGGAGTCCAAATCTAAGAAGGGAACTCCTGCTAAGAAGAAAAAGTAG
- a CDS encoding LEA type 2 family protein, whose protein sequence is MIQKTSLHAYIGITLAANLLFGCAQLQKVDLKKVKEKIEDLDKPSFVLEKVSIAEINLSEIKLRVDSKVKNPYPIALPATNLEINILIEGQQFTKAKTKIPTVGGNSNKPVPVDLTFAYNDLAELYKKVPGKIDLVVKVQGVVSLPIPEKYRSIAGAASLDFPFEEERKIPAVLPDIEIRNFKIIKPDPSTILSSAGTEDLAKKATTFLDTLLGPQKKSPGSAVAAGLSSLDLKVDTEFQIVLKNRATSRLQFSEFEFELTLEKEKFLTGQPVRIENQGQESILSVRTSFPLGTVTQGIANAVSKRSAAFRLNGKATTEAPEIGTGPVLFKFDKSGSFSWN, encoded by the coding sequence ATGATCCAAAAAACTTCCTTACATGCCTATATCGGAATTACTCTTGCAGCAAATCTTCTATTCGGTTGTGCTCAATTACAAAAAGTTGATTTAAAAAAAGTAAAAGAAAAGATTGAGGATCTGGACAAACCTTCCTTCGTCTTAGAAAAAGTTTCCATCGCGGAGATTAATTTATCCGAGATCAAACTTAGAGTGGATTCGAAAGTAAAAAATCCATATCCGATCGCTTTGCCTGCGACCAACCTTGAGATAAATATCCTGATCGAAGGGCAACAATTCACAAAGGCAAAAACTAAAATACCAACCGTTGGTGGGAATTCCAACAAACCGGTTCCAGTGGATCTAACATTCGCTTACAATGATCTAGCCGAACTCTACAAAAAAGTTCCAGGAAAGATCGACTTAGTAGTCAAAGTGCAAGGAGTCGTTTCCCTTCCTATCCCGGAAAAATACAGATCCATCGCAGGCGCCGCGTCCCTTGACTTTCCATTTGAAGAAGAAAGAAAGATCCCTGCAGTTTTGCCGGACATTGAGATCCGAAATTTCAAAATTATCAAACCTGATCCTTCTACCATCTTAAGCTCCGCAGGGACGGAAGATCTGGCCAAAAAAGCCACGACCTTCTTAGACACATTACTAGGTCCTCAGAAAAAATCTCCAGGCTCCGCTGTCGCCGCGGGATTGTCGTCGCTCGACTTAAAAGTAGACACCGAATTCCAGATCGTATTAAAAAATAGAGCCACATCTAGATTACAATTTTCTGAATTTGAATTTGAGCTCACATTGGAAAAAGAAAAATTCCTGACCGGCCAACCCGTTAGGATCGAAAACCAAGGACAAGAATCCATCCTAAGCGTTCGGACCTCCTTTCCCCTTGGAACAGTCACCCAAGGGATCGCTAACGCAGTTTCCAAAAGATCCGCGGCATTCCGACTAAACGGTAAGGCAACCACCGAAGCCCCCGAGATCGGAACAGGTCCTGTCTTATTCAAATTCGACAAATCCGGCTCTTTCAGCTGGAATTAA